The DNA segment taaaaagagttaatcttctttccttttgccacaattagagaacctttagtgagtttccatttactttcaccaaaataatgtgcaaagccctcatcatcaagtctacctgtagatatcaagttaagacgaatatctggaacatgccttacatctttgagtatcaatttgctcccaatactggtctccaagcaaatatctccaatacccacaatcttagatgtaccattgtttcccattctgacattaccaaaatcaccagcagtgtaagatctaaagaaatcaccatgagaagtaacatgaaatgaagcaccagagtcaattacccaattactgtcctgagctacaaggctaacacaaccttcatcacagacaatagtgatattaccttcagcagcaactgtattggtctctttctcatttttcttcatttcattctgttctcgcttccaaaacctacactctttcttcatgtgacctggtctgttacagtgaaaacatttgatatctcttctagacttggatcttcctctataaccatatggatttctgctatgacttcttccacgtctttcttgtttttcagtaacaaatgcaccagaagaagattcaccctgttctttccttcttgcatcttcatttagcaaactgtctttaaccatatctatggttagagtcccctctggcgtggagttacaaatagtcaccacatacgtttcccaactttctggtaaagagctgagaagtaataatccctgcatctcatcatctatattcattttcatagcaaccaacttgtttgcaagactctgaaataggcttatgtgctcaataatgttaccaccatctttatacttcaaatttacaagccttctgaggagagaaattctatttcccactgtctttttcgcaaaaagattttctaacctttgccaaacaacatcagctctggtttcatctgaaatatgctcatgcaagtttatatccatccatcttctaatataggcaatagcttttctatgttgaacttcccattcttcatcgtccataatagaaggtttatctttaaccttgataggcttatacaaatctttgcaatagagcaaatcttccatcagacgcctccaagtggaataatttgatgagttcaatttaatcataccatctgattgctccatttcaatcacacaagaaaactagcaccaaacaacctgatgctctgataccacttgttgggaagaaacctgttaatgcggaataattctttccctctttgtgtatcaaaataggttcctcatcaaaataccaacttgatatccaaatgaaaatatcaatcagcacagcataaataatagagcaataaatcaatcacacagtgagaccaaatctttttaacgtggaaaacccaatgtggaaaaaaccacgggaccgtagtccacctcaaacttctactatcaataatgatgataacaggtttacagtaggtcttctctagaataactagaggatcagaataacatcaagaacatagatcttggctcaagaatatcatatcttcatcacataggtgaatctcctccaaagagaattctaggtctcacaaagtggatatcgcaggaaagtaccttagagagggtaaaccgcagatcaacaccgttaggattgtagagtttgctgcaaggattctccacataaaatttgggccgaaactgacaacgtttggccaccgatcgtcaagcagaaaactcagaaaccttactttctctctctatttctctctgcaCGCCGTCGTTGTTCACTGTGCATGTACGCTGCAccctgcacgctgcacgctgcacgctgcacgctgcacgcCATTTTTCCTGCATGCCCTAATTTAccttacttcaccttaattagtgatttgggctcaataggcccaatttgtccaaacccacatatgggctggacccaacaaaatCGATAAATGAGTATACCCATAAGACTGGTTGGGCATACGCAATTGATCATTACTAGCAGCTCGGCGAAGTAACTGCGTGGTTTGGTTCGTCTCCGTACCCAGTGTCCAAGAGTGATCTGCGTCCATCGAACTTTGAGATCCGGGCTCCCTGCACCTGTGGATTGATCATACTCCGTTTGAATTTTGGTCCAAAGTTGATACTATTGGTTGGTTGCACCGACGCGCAATTTCAAATCCTGGATTTCCAAACCATGGTTGCCACCACAAAGCACGTTCTTTCAGATCCTGACCGTAGATCTATGCCTTAAGGATCACGTTAACTTTGATTCACGATGCTCCTCGAACCACTGTACCGAGGCTCACCGCCTTGCTTCATCTGAAGGGCAAGCGAAGTTGACACCCATAAGGGAAGCGATCTCAAGATTCCTCGAACCTCGCCTCAATTTTCACCCAAGTCTTAGCGATGATGTCCTctgccccttctcctcctcctctccccgtCTTCAACCCACCATCCTCCACCGCCGCCCCGGGCGCCCCAGTCCCCGCCGCCGCTGCGTCTTCAGGGGCCCCGGTTGCAACCCCGGCCTTCCGCATCTTCCTCTCCCGCCTTTCCGACTCCATCCACCGCTCCCTCTCCAACCGCCGCCCTTGGTCGGAGCTCGCCGACCGCTCCGCCTTCTCCCGTCCAGATTCCCTCGCGGACGCCGCCTCCCGCCTCCGCAAGAACCTCGCCTACTTCCGCGTCAACTACGCGGCTGTCATCGCAGCCGTCCTCGCCATCTCCCTCATAACCAATCCTTTTTCCCTCCTCGTCCTTCTCTCCCTCCTTGCCGCCtggtgcctcctcctcctcttccgcccCTCCGATCAGCCGCTCGTCATCATGGGCCGCACCTTCTCCGACCGCGAGACTCTCGCCGGTCTTGTCCTCATGACTGTCTTCGTTATCTTCCTCACCTCCGTCGGGTCGCTTCTGATCTCAGCCTTGGTCGCCGGTGCGACCGTCGTCGGTGTACATGGGGCTTTCCACGTCCCGGACGATCTATTCCTCGATGAACAGGAGACAGGCGCCGCTGGAGGGCTCTTATCCTTTCTTGGCGGAGCCACGGCGGGCCCCGCCGTCGTCGGTGCTGCCCATGTGTGATATGCCGATTCGAAGCTCTTGGCTGCGATGAGGTTCTTTTTATTGCGTTCTTTTTCTGTTCTAGGGTTTCTTCGAGCTATTACTTTTGGTCTATATACATACATCAGACTATAAGTTGTTAATTTCTTTGGTTATGATTGCTTACAGTACTTTGTACCATCGTTCTTTGATAGTTCATCTGTTGCTTGTTACATATGTAACCCATATGATTTGGATCTTACGATAAGATTCGGATCTTCTTTTTTCATCTTAACATTCTCCTTTTTGGGTATGAGATATCTCTGGCTACAATGTTTATCGTGGCCTGTGGAAATGCTAATTGATAGCTAGATCTGATATCTATTTCTATCTCCGATAAGTAGATTTATTCAACTTCAGATGCAGATTTGAAATTGTAGTTGGAAAATAAGATCTAGAGTTGACTAATGAAGTCCTATCTGTTATATGTATTACTAAACTCACAAGCAGAAGCTGCGATTCAAGTCTCCAGCTATTCATTTTCTTAGGAATTAGTAAGTTTCCTAGCTTGTAACTTGGAGAACTCTTCGATTTGATGTAAGAATATCGTATCTCTATTACATATTTGTTACTCAAGTTAACAAACTAAATTTTCCATTGATTGATGAATTCTTTGATTAGGCTTTTTTTTTGGGAAGAAATTGGATCTCAACCTGTCCTAGATATATCGTCTTTGATTTCAGATATAGGTTAGGGAATCAAAATGAATTCTAACTTTTGTAACCATTGACATAATAGTTGGAAGTTGAGAAGATGTGATTACAGTAGATCTTCTTTATGTTATAGTTCAAAACTGATGGAGTAGGCTTTTGATTTCAGATATAGGTTAGGgaatcaaaataatttataacTTTTGTAACCATTTAAAGAATAGTTGGAAGTCAAGAGGATGTGATTACAATAGACCGTCTTTATGTTGTTATAGGTCAAAACTGATGGGGGTGGGTTTCCCAGTTTAATATGATGCATGTAGGCTTATTCCCCGTGAAAGTCTTATACAACATTATACTGAGAGTAAATCTCTGCCATCTGCTGTCTATGTTTGATTAGACAGTAAAAGCTGTGGATTTGGCATATTCTTAGAGTGATGTTGTGTTTCTGAGACACAACAGAGTGTCATACAAAGTTTTCTTGTGAGGTACTGGATCTTCTAGGGGCATTTGTTTGGTTCACTGATCACATATGTGATCATAACGTTTTATGCTAATAGATTGTGCCTTTTTGTGATCATAATGGTATGTGCTAATAGGTTTCGGCTTTGTTCTCTACCTGGAGTCAACATCTCAACCATTCAACTTTTTCCAGTGACCTATGTATGGCTTTGTGCACATGCTTCCCATTTTGGAGTTCCTGAAACaggatttctatttttttatgcaACTCAAACATGATTATTACTGTGTACATGCATCTACATAACCAGAAATACCTATTCGTCAATGCTAACTGCGTCACGACAATCATAACATACGGTTGAAAGACAACTCAATGGCTTGGATTGAATGATCTTTTATGttgtttcttctcttctcttcgtcCTACAGGTCTTCTCTTTTCTGCTAGATATTTGCGTGAAAAATTAGTCCAGAATGAGCCATTATTTCCAGTATGTCCTGGCTATGCTTCATTCGTTGTCATTGATCTCTATCAGGTGAAAGCACACACGTTTTGTGATTTCAACATTATGTAATTTGAACAGTATCTGTAGGTCATGCTGTCACTGCATAATaaacttttgttttctttctcttcaaaaTTGAGCATTGATATATAAATAACAAAGAATAAGTTCACGAATGAAAATGTTGTGGGGGTAAAAACTTGTGTTGGGTTGGGAAAACGACGGAAGGAATTTATGTTTTTGTCATGTGAAAAGGTTGTCGCACTTAATCTATGGCCGCGCTTTGTACTGTTTCTGATTTCCTAGTATACACCATCTTTTAAAAGATTATCTGCTTTTCTCTCTTCACCGCACGTGCTGTGTGCAGAAACTGTGGTTTGGTTGAATCTCCTGCTAAGAAGAATCATCAGCACGTCCTGCAGTTTGCTGCTACCGCCATGTGTGATCGGGTTCCCAAGAGTGCTGCAGAGACTAACAAGTGTGGATGCAAGTTGCACATGATTCCAACAGGAAATGAAGAGTTCAGTGAAATGATGAATTGTAAAATGGTGCAAGTCCCACTAGCGAAGATAGCATTCATGGGCTCGAAAACAGACCAAAATACCGTGCACTTCAATTCTCCTCTTTGGGTTATCACACCATTACTCATCCAGCATTATAATCACTGCACAAAATGGTTGATATAGCAAGCTAAAATAGAAATAAAGAACAGTTAATTGCATGGAAAATTAAAAGTATGCAATATTATCAGCGTGGTCGCTTCAATGCAAGCTAACTTCCGCATAAAACTTAACTAGAAAGCCTTCATACGTGATTATTTGAAATTTTAAATAGAGTACGTTTTTAtggataatcaaaatatttaacacGAAGTTGACGGAGGAAAATAAAAATCTCCGATAAAAAACCTTTAAAGTGTATACATTATCCGATGATGTACATGAGAGCAGGAATGCCCAAAAAGAACCATTGATCGTCATCCACAATACCTTGCGGGGATGATATATATGGATAAGGGTGATAGTCGACGCGGTCGAGAGAGCCCAGCAAACGCGTGTCAACTGGGAAGTCATTGTGTGGATAACTGTTACGCTGAATAGCTGTTACCTTACCTAATAAATATGAGAGTGAATATCTATTGTTCTCTGTATATTTCACTGTAGCGCATCTGTGGTAATTTATGATAACAATCAAGGTCTCTCGAGATCTCCCTCAATAATATTCAAGATCTCCTCAACTACATAAGGAAATATCATAAATTTATTGAGAAAAAATTTttctctgttgagaaaaattctctctTCTTACATGTATAAATAGGGGTATTGTTTCAAACTCAAGAATatcttcatattttatttttaacatggtatcagTGTAGTAGCCCTAGTGATCTCAGCGCACTCTATGCTTTCGCACCCAGCCTCGACAGAGGAATTCGTGACTGGTCGGCTGCTAACTCCACCCGCTGTTATATTTGGCTCGGAGTACGTTGTGCTATGTGAGTAcactgtgttaggatcaagagtcagcactaagaggggaggtgaattagtgcagtggaaagattacgtctcgattaaaatttcgttcgataaaaaccgtttccgatgaaaatcttttcgtaaagatcttaacttgaaacccgtTTGTAAATGTAATGAAAGTAGTAAgcgattaaagaggtttgcagtaaagataaattgcacaaaggaaatgcaaacaagattttagagtggttcgatcaacatgacttatatccacttttggcttcctccttcgacgaggtcactggcgtccactagaggccttccttcaataggcgaagaccaatcatcttttacaccccttttctccttttcacgggtttaggagataacccttacaagcactcacttactcctttctcaaactagtctaacacttagaagagggagaggcgaATACATAAGATTTTAgtagtgtttctttttttttttttaactctttgtgcttatgtattttaaccagggatgagaggggtatttataggcttcaagttgattcaaacttagagcctataacttttccatcccgggttccccgggcacgtgcGGTACTACcgtctgcgttgggcggtaccaccgcccagtgtcaatctaacactgacactaccttgggcggtaccaccacccagtgtcagtctaaTACTGACActaccttgggcggtaccaccacccaggtctagcATACCACTGCCTGAGGGGCAGTgctcagcggtaccaccgcttgacatagtctcgaagattgtgccacgacggtgagacttcttggggtaccgtttgggcttcttattgggcccaacatagttcttacataggtctagctggcccctaattgggttggcccaaatccaatcccaattatgtgctaactacgaaatcctaagatatttgctaagcaaaacaagtccctatatctattctttcggcgaacttctagacttcacgatgatcttcttggcgagtttcgacgagcttctctagcaagctctgagacttctcggctagttcctccagaacttccgacgaacatctggacttccgacgaactctcgaactcccaatgtaatcgcgtccttgactctaggacttcatttttcttcatgccttgctatcgtagttaatcctgcacatgtaaaaacacacttcgatctatactattaatactaagcattaatcaagttgcccgacatgtcattggtccctcgatgcttcgtccgatacttcggtgcatcgtcctctcttgcggcctattgcccaatcgactagttgacttcgcaactccgatatccttggcgcaatatccgctcttcttggcccgatactcgaatccatggcctgaagccttttgtcgatacgtcgaccgatccactagcccgacgttcaatcttctgacatgttcctccggcccaatatgattttttctgctttaattgtctcatcatgatcgaagcatcccgcgtcacttaaaatacagattaaaacataaacacatatcaattggtttcatcatcaaaatacgagattcaacaatctcgccctttttgatgatgacaaccaatcgacgacagagttaaccttaacttccaaagtttaaacaaactcccactgtcaatatgccgtattgatagaaactctcggattcaaaaatccaagcaaaatgtcatgatcaaatcatgcatgacatcaacatacttctccccctatgtcatcaacaaaaaggaaaagatccACTTTCTAGATGTTtgacataatagtttcaaatcattgcataataaatcttgaagttctaccatcatgcaattttgatatcatcatagatatgcaaggtagtgagATAGCAATTTCTATAAcatataagctagtaaattttacaacattttagaacatgcgagctagcagttttgagatgttcaagaaacaacacttgcttcttgaaatatacaagttgcaagctagcaattttttgcttcctttgcaatgtttgagctagcaattttgcttccgttgtaaagtgcaggttagcatgttttgcatcttgagataggcaagatagcacttttggtatgcaaatttatagtatgcaagctatcaaattttacacataaaaaagttagtaaaattttacatcttttgagatgtgcaagatggactattttgcctctttttgaaatgtgtaacttggcaaacattgcttctcttgagatttgcaagataacacttcttgctttctttttgagattagcaagctagcaagtttgcctcttttcgaattgtgcaaactaacaaatttgctttctagcaagttttgctccccctttgtcattgtcaaaaagaagggaagaccctttacatcaattttcaaattataacaaaggtaaggtaacaaaaatgaaaaatcaagtcatgaatatcaaaacaatttttcatcatgaatatttcatcattgtatgcatcaaaataatatcatgaatgtttcatgcattcatatcatcatatgaagaatatcaaaaagaacttgatgatgagatatacttcataaattcaaagaattttacataagaaaatttaagtcataaaccttaagagatgttatgagagaacacataaatgatcttgattcatgtataatatctcttaattcattatgaatcataaaaattataattccaaaaaatcaagagaaatcgtgattcattttaacaaatctcctcttaaataaataacgtaaagaattcttaggagatcatgaaaaatcttgattcatataaaagatttcatgagagattatgatttcgataaaactcattcaaattcatcaaatcattttcatagtccaagagattcacaaaagcataatatatatggattcattaatcttttatcgaaaaatcaataagatagagatgtttcatcttaagttattggtttcatacaagtatacgtttatctttttattgcaaataaaaatatgcatcaacttttaggatcgaaaagtgaatttcgtcataaaaaccatcaagaccaataaatcacaaaaatcatgtataactttaaaacctcatgcataaagtcatcaatcatggtatcaaaatatttaatattttcattacatcattatgcattacttcaaatcaaacatgatttcatttaatcaaaatcgaaaaataacattggaaatcaacatgatacacattattacttcttaaaaaaatatttataggatcatcattagatttaaatctaacattttattccattaacataaaacatacaatttcattatcattttcaaaattactagcatgatcataatttttacattttcatttttaaacatgcaattttcaagaaaaaataattctaaactaaattaaaaaaaatgtatcatgaaaagcatcatgtaatttcgagtaaattaatggggtttcgattacctcatcgtcaaaagttgttaaggcatagtttgccacttcgcctttcttgagtttctccttgtcttcggaggagctcgattcatcctaatttttgttcttcttcttgcgttcaaagcaagtagttacgttctttttgttctttaatttttattttatgaacttattaaatttcttagtgagttcaagttcaccaccacttgagtttatgctcgagtggtcttcaaatgttttaagttcgaaatccttcatattctttggaaggtggttcttgagttcttccctacattgtacgtcatttcataggtcatcaaagatcttattagtttttcgatcaaaaaagtaattaaaatttttgattcttgaatagtaattacttttgaatcccaagttttagaaagtgagcgcaaaatcttgttaacgagttcaaaattcgaaaagctaccaagtgcttttagaataTTGACGACatatgtaaaatgggtgtacatatctccaatagtctctcttggttccatacaaaatatctcaaaatcgtgcatcaaaaggttaatcttagaatctttaactctattcgtgccttcgtgtgtgatttcgagaatatgccaaatatcgaagatcgtttcacacaaagaaacccgattaaatttatttttatctaaagcacaaaatagagcattcatagctttagcatttaaagaaaatgtcttcttctccaaatcattccaatctttcattagaagagaagacattttaaaaccggattcgacaatgttccataagttcaaatctaaagaaagcaagaaaactctcatttgagtttttcaataagtatagttcgtcccattgaaaaagggaggacgaatgagagagtgaccctcttgaaagctgaaatgaaccatttctatttgggtttaaaccaactaagaaatcacgaggctctgataccaattgttaggatcaagagtcggtactaagagggggggtgaattagtgcagcggaaagattacaTCTCGATTaaaatttcattcgataaaaatcatttccaacgaaaaccttttcgtaaagatcttaacttaaaCCTGtttataaatgtattgaaagcagtaagcgagtaaagaggtttgcagtaaagataaattgcacaaaggaaatgcaaacaagattttagagtggttcggtcaacgtgacctacattcactttcggcttcctcctctaacgaggtcaccggcgtccactagaggcattccttcaatatgcgaagaccaatcaccttttacacccctcttctccttttcacgggtttagaagataacccttataggtactcacttactcctctctcaaactagtctaacacttagaagagggagaggagattgcacaagattttagcagcgtttctttctttttaaactctttgtgcttgtgtattttaaccagggatgagagggatatttataggctttaagttgattcaaaattggagcataaaactttcccatcccgggttccccgagcacgggcggtaccaccgcttagtgtcagcctgacactgacactgccttgggcggtaccaccgcctaggtctggcagtaccaccacttggggggtagtgttgggcggtaccaccacccagactggtggtaccaccgccttgtcacggacttagctggttttgcctaagtcgtgcggcacccttgcgtgtccgtccgcaaaggtcagcctccccgaagcctcccattgtcccttaggaccaccaaaagagagaacgggttagagagaatgcctcaatcgggatccacaagcaaacatctccaaaaaacacttcatagacaatgcaaattacaaacagacttttacaagctttgaatagttgcacaacaaagggtaaaatggtccattatagaccgaaaatctctcgcacgtgtccacatgacacaacctttatttacaagcctaaagaggccaccaacccaactaaaatgagactattaagccttcggccgcccctttacatgctgtacaaggtatgaatatgccaaaagacacgaacatacataagcattacatcaaataccttgtttagaagtttgtccgtgacattctcccccacttattccttcgacgtcctcgttgaagcctttgtcgacactgcaactcctcgcctttgctgagtcttcaatcttctgctccaactataatgcgcctcttggctccttgctgctctctgctgctgtttttgagtagtcgaacctttgatccgccatgctgcttcaactcaccaatgactctgactctggtgtggggttggttgagttgtgttgatccttgttgattcctacggatcccccagatgaaagaaaagaccatccctactgcgccag comes from the Musa acuminata AAA Group cultivar baxijiao chromosome BXJ1-10, Cavendish_Baxijiao_AAA, whole genome shotgun sequence genome and includes:
- the LOC108952032 gene encoding PRA1 family protein B1-like, producing the protein MMSSAPSPPPLPVFNPPSSTAAPGAPVPAAAASSGAPVATPAFRIFLSRLSDSIHRSLSNRRPWSELADRSAFSRPDSLADAASRLRKNLAYFRVNYAAVIAAVLAISLITNPFSLLVLLSLLAAWCLLLLFRPSDQPLVIMGRTFSDRETLAGLVLMTVFVIFLTSVGSLLISALVAGATVVGVHGAFHVPDDLFLDEQETGAAGGLLSFLGGATAGPAVVGAAHV